From a region of the Octopus sinensis linkage group LG18, ASM634580v1, whole genome shotgun sequence genome:
- the LOC115221564 gene encoding protein SREK1IP1-like, which produces MVECRKPRCFKCGKKGHVRSECKSGEEKEKEENNIEEDSEDETTENGKPEESTEEENESGNKEETEWKRAGSKRKLNRNVKSLAKMQTQRRHEKAKKSKTKEIREKEFLYMAVRTSN; this is translated from the coding sequence ATGGTGGAATGTAGAAAACCCAGATGTTTTAAATGTGGAAAGAAGGGCCATGTTAGGTCCGAATGCAAGAgtggtgaagaaaaagaaaaagaggagaacaACATTGAAGAAGACTCGGAAGATGAAACTACAGAGAATGGAAAACCAGAAGAAAGcacagaagaagaaaatgagagcGGAAATAAAGAAGAGACGGAATGGAAGAGAGCTGGTAGCAAAAGGAAATTAAACAGAAATGTTAAATCATTGGCAAAAATGCAAACTCAAAGAAGGCATGAAAAagccaaaaaatcaaaaacaaaagaaatacgaGAAAAAGAATTTCTATATATGGCGGTTCGAACCTCAAactaa